A stretch of DNA from Calditrichota bacterium:
CTGATGTGGACAGTTTTGTGTTTGCACGTGAGGATTTGGAACAAAATATTTCCGGTGGCGGACGTCTTCGTATTTCAGATGGCATATTTTCCAAAATAGTGCACCCAATTGACTTAAAGGCAACGATATTCAAATTCACTTATCAATTTCGGGCTCCCCATATTTACCATATTGAATGGTCAAATGATTTCTACCGAGTGATGCCAGAAGAAATTAAATCCCCGACGATTTATCCGAATCCCTCGAAAGGGGATTTTTCATTTTCCATGAATTCAGCAAATGGCGGCGTGTGTTCTTATGAAATTTACAATATATTGGGGGTTAAAGTTTTTTTTCTCAAAGAGAACCTAAAATCAAATGAAATTGTTGTCAAAAATTTTGACTTGTCGCATCTGCCCTCAGGGATATATTTTTTAAGGATCAGGCAATCCACTCAAACAAAAAGCATGAAATTTGTTATTGTCAGGTAAGAAAGGACCGTTCATAGGTGGTTTTTCTGGCATAATTTGATCTTTATGCAAGGTAAAGGTACCTTCTTTTGAACGAATAA
This window harbors:
- a CDS encoding T9SS type A sorting domain-containing protein, with protein sequence MFAREDLEQNISGGGRLRISDGIFSKIVHPIDLKATIFKFTYQFRAPHIYHIEWSNDFYRVMPEEIKSPTIYPNPSKGDFSFSMNSANGGVCSYEIYNILGVKVFFLKENLKSNEIVVKNFDLSHLPSGIYFLRIRQSTQTKSMKFVIVR